The following DNA comes from Castanea sativa cultivar Marrone di Chiusa Pesio chromosome 10, ASM4071231v1.
CAAGATCATGAATGAGATTGTGCATTTTGCACTCAATTATATTGCCATGGCCACCTCTCTTTACATCCTGAAAGGACATCCATACCAAATCATCGAAATACTCATTGCTAATGAATTCTTATGATTTTCTCCTTTCTGATTGAAGCAAGCCTTCTGCAATCCATAGCTGGATTAGTTTCTCCttcttgaaaatataatttctgGGAAATATTGAGCAATATGCAAAGCAACCTTTCAGATGTGTTGGCAAGTGACTGTAACTCAACCTCAGTGCGGGTAGAATTCCACTATCACTTTCAGATTCATCCCAAAGATCACTATCTTGGACAAAGAACCACTCTTTTCCCCCCCTTTTGAACCGCATGACACTTTCCAGAGTCTTTGCAGCTAAAGGTACACCGCCACATTTCTTCACTATTTGTTTGCAAATTGCAGACAGGTTTGGATGGTGGTCTTCATTATAGCCAAAGGCTCTTTGCTTGAATAAAGCCCAACAGTTACCATCAGATAGACCTTTCAAATGATGATTGTAAGTTGTGCCCATTATAGATGCGACCTTTTCACTACGTGTGGTAACAATGATTTTGCTTCCTTCCACACCACTTCTCAATGAAGTTCTTAAATTGTCCCATTCATTGTGATCTTCATTCCATACATCATCTAACACAAGCATCTTTTCTCAAATGACAATTCTTGGAGTCGAAACTGCAGCACATCCATCCCAAACTAATCACATTTGCTCTTACTACCAGAttctaaaatcaaaaccatgaTCTTCCCCACATCAAAATCATCATTTACACAGACCCATATCTTCAGATCAAAATGTCTTTTTACCCTTTCATCATTGTACGCTAATTGAGCAAGAGTTGTTTTACCAAGACCACCAATACCAACTatagaaataatagaaattttctATGTCATCTCTTTATCCTCCTCTCTCCCAAAAACTTAAGATTCAATTAGAAAAGAACCCGTTTGCCTTCTCCGCCTACTCCTACTTCTACTTCCACTATCACTAACAAGTCCctctttcaaattaaaataagacTTCTCTTCTGCCAAACATTTAATTTCTCTTTGATTTGCTTAATTTTTGGTAACATGTCAACGCAACTCGTGAATTTTCCCAAAGAGGGAACAAAGATGCTTACCTGGTCGATGAATCTGCTGCGATTCCCAGATAGCATAATTCCAGGGGAGCACTCATCAAGAAGGTCCTCCACATCATAAGCAACTTCCTTAAGCTCTGCCAGCCAGTTCCTCAAAGCTCTATCAATCAACTGTCGCTCCTCTGCATCTTTGAGCACGACTTGGATTCCACATAAGGTTCGCCCGAGCTTCTTGAGGTCCTTCTTGACGCCGCAGATAGTAGTGATCTCTTCAAGAAATGGAGTGGTCAATTTGTCGAATATCAACTGTACAAGAGGGGACAGAACTACACCCAGCTCCATCTAATGGCAATTGCAAGCAAAAGTAACACTGGTCTAAGCGTTTAGCTCTGCCAGCGACTTTGGAAGCTTCTACTGCGTTGATTTTTTTAGCGAAGTCGGTATAGATTAAAGAATTTCTTCCTTGAACACAGTAAAAGTTTTGTAAAGTAGTATAATATATGATTCATTTTCAACTGATCTCGTAGTGGAATTGTGAAGTCAATGTGGAGTGAAACGCAATTACTAAATTGGCCTTTGAATTGTCTCACTAAACGCAATTTCCTATCCTTTCGTACCGTTTCTCGACAACCAAACACAATTCATATACATAGATTTATGAAAGGGAAATTACTTACAGAGACGGGTTGGGGCATCGTGAGGCCACTCGGCCATGATGGTGGCAGATGAACTGAAGCATTGGTGTTGGGGCTTACGTTGGCTATGGAGGGGCTTGTCGAAGCTAGCTACCGGCACCCTTCTAGCTAGTACAGAGCAGAGGGCGAGAAATTTCAGGCACTCCATCAGAACCAGAGTGGCGTTAGTTTATAGTTGGGCAAAGAGAAGCCAATAGGCAACAagaccagagagagagagttttggtGACACctaaaaaagtgaagaaaaagaaaaaagaatgggaaataaaaatctttaaaaagtgaagaaaaacgAAATATTGTCTCTCTCAAATTTAACTCGTATTCAAATAAACATGATTCGCTTACAACCCTAGATTCAAGAAAAATATCGATATGACTCTTCAATTGTGAAGATgattgaaactgaaaattatactttattgttctaaattatactttatattacactttgcagttaaaattttttgaatgcATGTTTTGCATCctaaattatgatttttgttaCACTTTATACTCTGATGTTAAGtttgttgttcttttgtttttaaagtatTGAGAAAAATGGCAGTCAGGTCTTTTCATATGGTGCTATATTTTTCCATCCAAGTTAACAACAAACTTAATATTGGGATGCAAAGTGTTGTAAggtacaaaaacaaaaagtttagggtgcaaagtatAACACGAGGTATAATTTAAggtagtaaagtgtaatttccttttttttagaaaacaattgTGACCTTTCAATGGTGCATTTTTATTAATATCCCTTGGCCTGGCTTTCACGGTTAGCCGAGGGATTTGGGTTAGTGTCAACTTTGTGTTTGGGTCCAAAATCACTCATTTCTTTATAACCGAATCCTATTCCCATGTGGACATTTTGCTCTTTCCTTCATTTTGAGCCTATCTTAAGGAGGAGAAGGCGGCAAGATCAATGTGCTCTCTCTTGTATGGGTTTCATTTCGAAAAAGTACTAAGGTCTTGCAAGTCAGGGGTTGGATGGGACAAAGATATGGATTTAGATCTTGGATTGTATGgagctaatttttttaggttaaatGTAATTAGACTCTCTAACTTTGaccaaaattcaattcaatttttgaatatttgatttgattatttCAGTCCTTCCATCACTACTTGTTAGACACCTAAAAAACGACATAATTTGGgattttttagtttcttaaatttaaaattctatttaaaattttttgaaaacatagaATTGAATTTTTCTATCCCAATTCAATCATCCATACATAGAAATCAAAATGggaagaacttaaaaaaaataaaaatctattatttCAAAACTCCACACATTGAAaacaaacccaaaccaaaactctctctctctatctctctcgcCACTGTGGCAACCTAGATATCCATTGTTATCCTACCTCATTTTGTGACCCATTTGTCATTACATGACCCAACCATCGTCCATATCTTTATTGCCACtccttgaaaattttgtatttggaTATAACCTTTTTGGTtgaatttgtgaaaataatttttttctcaaatttgcaACTGGATGGGACAAATTTTGTTTGTGATtcatatgaaaatttttgttcttCACTTTTCGTTATGTTCTCCCACaaatattaagaaagaaattgaattttttttaattcattggcTTTAAGAATTAAGAGAAAAGTAAATCTTTGTTGATAACTATTAATGAAACCCACTAGCTAATGGAGGTGGACAAAATGACTACATTGAATAATAGTAAATGTTGGAGGATTGCAATGAACAAATTGAAAGTtacaaaaatgaattaaattatGGACAAAGTTAAAAGGCATAATTTCTAATTAGCCTTATAGAAAAGgcatttacatatatatatatatatatatatatatatatatatatatatatatatatatatatatatatatatatatatatataatatgcaaCATTCTTGCTCGAGGTGTACACGGTACAGTTTCGTAAAATTTTGGGTCATATTTAACACCACACCATGCAATGCAATTTGCTAAAACACTCACCGCACCTTGTCTTAATAAATCGATCACTATGCCATGCGATTTGGTtggttttcatatatatatatatatatatatatatatatatatatatatatatattaaaaatgtgtactaaatatatagtaaatatatttaatatatgctaaatatttattaaacatACATTTAATAtatgttaaatatttataaatttcatattaaatataaaataaaacttatatatattaatagatgTGTTATGTTATGCggttttttgaaaacaaaatcgCAAACTGCACATTGGTGCATTTTTTACACCTCCACTTTGATCGGCGGTGTAGTGGCCACAATTTGTTGTCGTTCTTAGTCTGTTTAGGTACGGTCATATCGAAGTGGTTTCTTGTTCAGCCCTAGACACAAGTAAGAAAACTAACATAAGTGGATTGGGGGACcaataaatgcattttttttaaacttatggACTAAAACTCTAAAAGTGCTCAGTTGAAActcaatattaaaaatgttaaaatttaaggattaataattgtattttggccccaaaaaatagttttccatacttaaatctaaatctttttttgaattcttcAATTCAAGTGTAACATAGATGTGAAAAATTACTCACTTCCACTTTCAAtgggagagaaaataaaaatacaataagaAAGAATGAACTAATAAATTGGATTGTTGTTGAACTCTTGAAATAACTAGGGTTTGAAATGAATCGAACCATTTATGAATAACTTGGACTCGGCACaagaaaaaaacttatttatctTTGTGTATTTAGCAAACACATCAATCTTAAGCGATTAATTCTAGTACCACAAATTAAGTCATAACTTTTATCACAATTATTCATATGACAAACTATGACtagttgtttgtcacttttacATGGACCTATCACTTATAGTTTGCCATGTAAGTAGTTGTAGCAAAAGttgaaggttaaaaaaaaaaaaaaaaactaagttatGGGTTAATTTGTGGTCCTAGAATTTGTTTTCTCAAACACAAGTTTAAGATTGACTATTTATTGAGTCAAGCTCAAATATATGAATGtgttcatgaacaagctcaTGAATATGAGACTTGATTTAAATGCATAATAagattatatgtttatatgtataCTTATATAAActtaatattagattttttaagtttgtaaataagtttttaatgtatcaaattattatctgtgatttatttataatataaatagttcattttgtagtaaaaatcataataatttgtaacaataaagataatttttttaataagttaatatatttgaattatTCTATCAAAGAAACTctaatattataatttcaaatgtaATTTGTGTTGGTGCAAATACgataataatggaaataacataaagagaaactgaataatacttctaaatattattaatttgattagAATATATACAACACTATTTGGATTAAGGCGTTGCACTcactctctttaaggagattcaagcccttggttgactaagctttgtaaccggtgcagactttctctgacttgtctcccttAAGATATAACAGCCCAACAAATGTCGTATGATTagaacctctgcacaaagtgttcaagcccaaaactccaccagaaaAAACATGCTTCCTTGCTCAgaacatcttttttttcttttttagtgtatattgcaaTAACTTGGATTGGATCTGAATGAGTcgatttataggctcaatgggcctcgcaaaattactacccaaattaatctaattaattaggtccattattctgatgtagtgggtgttacaagattaattgctagagttacacaattattggatgagataaggagtttccgaaaaatgaaaaggctcaaacggatagtccattaaatgagttttccataataaaaatgaagttttaatttgggtcatttactcaccaacggatatggtaattattaTAAATGAGCTGTCAAGTAGGAGAATCCAAGAGGCTGATTCATATCCATTTTTGACACCTCCTTACTTCACCTCCCCTTTGGGTTCATATTTAACTCAATATCTGAATCAATTCACATTAGCTCATTAATcaccaaaattgaaaagaataaaatagtttctcttattttcaatgtgagattaaatattttcattaactctttattttttatattaactctcacatctttacatttatgttgtagtataaatcaaatttaattatataatattaaaatgctccaataATTAATGTATGTTagtacattttaaattaaattatgttaaaacTTAATTTGTAATTAATTGAAGCTTATAAGAGAGATAAGTTATTTAATAAGGTGAAGTTAATTAAACAAACTGTAACTTTATGtaagttaaattaaattaataaagatgAGTTATCTAAACTAATAAATATTATGTAGGTGATAAAAGGTTCTAGAAGACTATATATTACAACCTcaagatacaacagcccaacaaatATTGTATGATTAGAACAACCTTTGCACAAAGTGTCCAAACCCAAAACTCCACCGGAAAAAAACATATTTCCTTGCCAAgaacatctctatttttttttttttagtgtatattgtaGTAACTTGGATTGGATTGGGTCTCAatgagtctatttataggctcaatgagCCTCGcaaaattactacccaaatcaatctgattaattaggtctaTTATTCTGATGTAGTGGGTGTTATAAGATTAATTgctggagttacacaattattggatgagataaggattttttgaaaaatgaaaaggcccaaacggatagtccattaaatgggttttccataataaaaatggagtaTTAATTTGggtcatttactcaccaacaGATATGGTAATTATTCTAAATGAGCtctcaagtaggaggatccaagagGCTGATTCATATCCATTTTTGACACCTCCTTACTTCACCTCCCCTTTGCGTTTGTATTTAACCCAATATCTGAGTCAAttcatattagcccattaatcaccaaaattgaaaataataaaataatttctctcattttcaatgtgagattaaacattttcactaactcctcatttTCCTTattaactcccacatctttacatttatgttgtaatataaatcaaatttaattatatactattaaaatgctccaataATTACTATATGTTagtacattttaaattaaattatgttaaaacTTAATTTGTAATTAATTGAAGCTTATAAGAGAGATAAGTTATTTAATAAGGTGAAGTTAATTAAACAAACAGTAACTTTATGtaagttaaattaaattaataaagagGAGTTATCTAAACTAATAAATATTATGTAGGTTATAAGAGGTTCTagaagactatatatatatagctatgCTACGACCATTTTCATATCAAGAGTGAAGGAAGAGAAATAGTTAAACCACAgagctctctcttctttttctataGTAATTGTGAGTAgtgtgtgagagtgagtgagtTCAACAATATTCCTAAACACTTAAGAGATTTTGAGCCAAAGAAAGTTGTTTCTTTTTATGGAGCTTTGAGCTCAACCACTTGTGCAAAGTTGGTCCAAGCTATACATTGaattgttgggctgttgtattcTGGAGAGGATAAGtcaaaagagaaattttattgcATCGGTTTATGGGCTTTGCCAACTGCAAAGGGCTTGAATTTCAATGAAGTGAGAGAGATTTATGTGCCTCAGTCTGACATTGTTTGTTTAAATTCCTAATtttattgtaacaaaatatcattttattggtAATTTCTCCAACACTGTATTTGGAAAATAATACTAATTCGTGGACAAACTAAGCTTATTTAACACTTTAAATGAACCAAGGTTCTCATCAGTTGATACACTCAACCTAACCCtgttcaaagaaaaataaatgagcAATTCTAACAATTTAATTTTGACTCGACTCTTCTTAGTTCGTTTACAACATGAAATAACCAGATCAAGGAATAGTTCCAGTTAAGTTGAATTTTAGTAGAGATtaaataaagaaggataaagtttagttacgaAATTGGTTGTAGTATAAGACTacaacttcctttaaaaaaaattaacattactacatattttgaaaatctaaatgtCAAATTGAGTGTTCTTTATgcttttaatacacatatcaaattttatgccaattaaatattatttactatatactttataagcttatattttatgcttaattttaaactacaaaaatttgtaatttaaacagTTTATTGATcttcgatctctctctctctctctctctctctctcttccttctcccCGATCACTCTATTTATCTTTTCCTCACTGTTTCTCTTTCAACCACCCACCACCTCTGCCACAAGAAACCCACGACAACCATCACGAAAAAACCCATCGCCACCACCTCTGCCACAAGAaacccaccactaccaccaaaaCCCACCCCTATCACTGGgaacaaaacccataaaatctACCACCACCTCCACCCACAAAACCCATAAAACCACTGCTAAAAAACCCACCAAACACTACAGCCACAACCTAATCAATTAGCCACGGTGAGAATTAAACCATAGGGCAAAATCAAACTTGAATCAGCAACCAACAACCACCCACCAAGGAAACCCATCAGATACACCACCACGACAACAACCTAATTAACCCGCCACCACCATGCATAgaaacctacaaaaaaaaatcaaagcaaaaatcCACACAATTGAAACCCACTTCTGCCACTGTGAAATCCACCTCTGCCACCACAACCAGAGATGCCACCAAGGCAACAACACACCTACCGCCACCATGCAtagaaacccacaaaaaattaaagaaaaattctcaTTAGAACCCTTATCAGGACCCACCGAAAATCAAGCCTATTccaaaaatccaacccaaaccCATCGGAACCCAGCCACAACCACGGTTACCCTGCCACCAATGCCACTGTTACCCAACATTAGaacccaacaccaccaccaccgttACCTAGCCACAACCATGATTCCACCATGGCTCCACAATCTCCACACCTACATCATAGAAGCTGATCTCCATGCCGATCTGAGAGAGAGGAAGGAAGCCTTAGatggttttgggtttgaagaaaagagagcaaaaagaaagagagagaaggaagagagagaagagaaatgcAATAATGAGACAGAGTAAGGAGAGGAGAtgaatcaaatattaaaaaacaaatttttattatacaatctTGTTACAACACCATTTTAGATTTAGGATGGCATTGGagcaagattgtaaattttttttacaattagaaGACTGAATGTGCGTTTGGATACCTCtcgctgaaaactgaaaataataataaataataaaaaagttactgtttACGTGTTTGGTACTGTTCATAAGTCTTATTGCATTGTTCATGTCTCATGAATAGTGCAAGAAGCgctgtaataaaaaaaaaaaaccaaaaacacagTAACGCCAGATGCAGGAGTATTCAAACGGAGCTTGAGTAATGGGGCTTTTTGGGACtttaatactaaaatatattaaCATATAGTATTTGAGAGATCAGATACTAAAGCTTAGTTTGGATAGGGAGTCTGCGTCTGGCGTTTTacgtttgagatttttttttttccttcctgcGCACATGTTCCAACAGAGACAACATGTACTGTTCACCACcgtgcgtgaacagtaaccgcacagtggtgcactgttcatgtaattttcagattttttaaaattaaaaatgagacccacaatactattcacatatttaaaaattattttgttacagtatttttagttttcaatttttaatttttagctgtatccaaacggaccctaattCTCTAAGCGTTTGCCAAACACACCCATATATGCCAAaagaattctaaaaaaaaaagtttattaaaaaaaaaaactacaaaaatccgACTCACGACTGTTGACTGGCGGGTCATGCCCGCCACAACTTTGAATGagagaaagatagaaaagaaaaaattaaaaaaaatcaaacgaGAGCAAAGTTGTCTAAAGACTTTAAACACTGAAGTCTACCATGTTCTTCCCTATCTTCAACAGCTGCTAGTCGCCAAAAGATCTAAACCAGTATTTGGTTCATTGAAAGCTCGAGTCTTTGACGTGAGCAGTGGACACCTATAAGGCCACTGCCAATTGCCGCAAGATGCAGTTGGATGTAGTTCTGTCCCCTCTTCTACAGGTGGTATTCGACAAATTGGCCACCCCATTTCTTGAAGAGATCACTAATATCTTCGGCTTCAAGGAGGACCTCAAGAAGCTCCTGCGTACCGTACGCGCAATACAAACTGTGCTCAAAGACGCAGAAGAGCGACAGTTGACAGATAGAGCTTTGAGAAACTGGTTGACAGAGCTCAAGGAAGTAGCTTATGAAGCGGAGGACCTTCTTGATGAGTGCTCTCCTGAAGTTATGGTATCTGGGAATCGCAACCGATTCATCGAACAGGTACGTGTCTTTGTTCCCTCTCTGGGAAATTTTGCAAGTTGCATTAACATGTTACCAAAACTTGAGCAGATCAAAGAGACGTTAGATGTGTTGGCAGAAGAGAagtctttttttaatttgagtgaGGTATctgttaataataatagtagttgCAGAAGTAAAAGTAGGGGGATAAGGAAAACTGGCTCTCTTGTAATTGAATCTGAAGTTTTTGGCAGAGAGGGTGATAAAGGGAGGATAGTAGAGCAATTACTGTCCACAGGTGAAAGTGTAGGGAAAATCTCTGTTATTTCTATTGTTGGTATTGGTGGTCTTGGTAAAACAACCCTTGCTCAATTAGTCTACAATGATGAAAGggtaaaaaaacattttgatctGAAGATTTGGGTGTGTGTAAATGATGATTTTGATGTGGGGAAGAtcatggttttgattttagagTCTGGTAGTAAGAGCAAATGTGATTTCTTTGGGATGGATGCGCTGCAGTCTCGACTCCAAGAATTATTACTGGAGAAAAGATACTTGCTTGTGTTGGATGATGTATGGAATGAAGATCACAATGAGTGGGACAATTTAAGAACTTCATTGAGTAGTGGGGTGGAGGGAAGCAAAATCATTGTCACTACACGTAGTGAAAAGGTTGCGACTATAATGGGCACAACTTACATTCATCATTTGGAAGGTTTATCTGAAGGTAACTGTTGGACTTTGTTCAAGCAAAGAGCCTTTGGCCATAATGAAGACCACCATCCAAACCTGTCTACAATTGGCAAACAAATAGTGAAGAAATGTGGAGGTGTACCTTTAGCTGCAAAGACTCTGGGGAGCGTCATGCGGTTCAAAAGGGAGGAAAGAGAGTGGTTGTTTGTCCAGGAGAGTGATCTTTGGGATGTATCTGAAAGTGATAATGGAATTCTACCTGCCCTAAGGTTGAGCTTTAGCCACTTGGCATCACATCTAAAGGGTTGCTTTGCATATTGCTCAATATTTCCcagaaattatattttcaagaaGGAAAAGCTAATCCAGCTATGGATTGCAGAGGGCTTGATTCAATCTCCAGAAGGAAGAAGATCACTTGAATTCATTGGCAATGAGTATTTCGATGATTTGGTATGGACATCTTTCTTTCAGGCTGTACAGAGAGATGACCATGGCAACATAATTGAATACAAAATGCATAATCTCATTCATGATCTTTCACAATCTGTTTCAGGAAGTGAATACTTGAAACTAGAAGATAACAGTATAGTGAGAGGTCTCTCCCTTATTCGTCACTCGTCAGTGGTTTGTGATTTCAGCTTATATACAATTCCAGAAGCATTGTATGAAGCAAAGAAGTTGAGAACTCTCATCTTAGTATTTCCAAGAGGTGATCTTGGAGAAGTTCCTTCAGGTGTTTTTTCAAGTTTCAGATACTTACGGGTCCTGGATTTAAGCGGTAGTGGCCTCAAAAAGCTCCAGGAGTCCATTTCCTCTTTCATATTCTTGAGGTACCTTGACCTCTCTAACACACAGGTTGAAACATTACCTGAAGAAGTGTGCTATCTTTTCAATTTACAAGTGATGAACCTTTCCTGTTGTTATAATCTCATCAAGTTGCCAAGTCATATAGGCAAAATGTTTAAACTGAAACATCTAATCATAACTGGCTGTGAGAGATTGACCAAAATGCCAGCTTTGATTGGGAACCTTAAATACCTCCGGACATTGTCAATGTTTATTGTAGGAGAGGGCATGGATGAAAGTCTCAGAGAGCTGCAAATTTTAAACCTTGGGGGTGAGCTAAATATCAGACACTTGGAGAATGTGAAGGATGCAACAGAGGCATTGGCAGCCAACATGTTAGGTAAGCGAAATCTTCGGTCCTTGGAGTTATCCTGGGGGAATGATCGGGGGCAATTAAACAGGGACAGTGATTTTGATGGAACTCTGGGAAGTGAAGTGCTTAATTACCTCCAACCACATGAAAATCTAAAGAAGTTGTTTGTAAAAGGGTATCAAGGAAACTACTTTCCAGGATGGATGAATGTTCATAAACTCCCAAATCTAACTGAACTTGTCTTGATTGCCTGCAGAAGATGTGAACATCTTCCTACACTGGGTCAACTTCCCTTCCTTAAGGTCCTTTACTTGCAAGGAATGGATGCAGTAAAGATCATCGGCGAAGAGCTCTATGGTAGTGGTTCAGTGACAACATTCTCATCATTGAAAGAGCTAACTCTCATAGATTTTCCTAATCTAGAATTCTGGTGGCCTTTCAACCAAAGAGAAGGATTCCCTTCCTTGGTCAAATTGACAGTCAGAAAATGCTTGAAGTTACACAACATGCCATGTTTTCCATTGCTAAAGCATCTGGAGCTGAGGAGTTGCAATGATAGGATACTACAGTCAGTATCAGATCTAGCTTCCCTCACCATCATTGTTATTGAAGAATTTAAAGAGCAGTTGGTTTTCTTGGAAAAATTGCTTCAAAATAATGCTCTTCTAATGTCTTTAACTATTGGCTCTTGCCCCAAGCTTCGCACCATCTCTCCAAATTTAGGAAAGCTCAACAATCTAAAGAACCTAACTGTTCGCTGGTGTGAGGAGCTCCTTTCGTTGCCACATGGTCTGCAAAACCTTACCTCCCTGGAGTCATTGGAGATAATTGAATGCCATAGCCTTATCTCATTGCCGGAGAACATACAAGGCCTGAGCTCTCTTCGATCTTTGTCCATTGAGAATTGCAATAATATTGCATCATTGCCACTGGGGCTGCAATTTCTAACAGCTCTTGAGCATTTAGCTATCATGTACTGTCCAAAATTGGATTGTTTGCCTAAGGATTTGCAACACCTCTCAACTCTTAAAAGTTTGACCATCTTGAATTGTCCAGAGCTTGTGTCTCTTCCTGAGGGGTTACAACATGTCAGCACACTTCAAAACTTGGAAGTTCGTGGCTGTCCTGGTCTGCAGATTCTGCCAGAGTGGGTAGCTAAGCTTACCTCGCTCAGATCTTTGAAACTTTCAGACTGTCATAATCTAACTTCTCTGCCTGAAGGTTTGCGATGTTTAAGTTCCCTTCAACATCTATCAATTCAAGAATGTCCTACCTTGGAGGAAAGGTGCAAGAAGGATATAGGTGAGGACTGGCCTAGAATAAATCACATAGCACATGTCTATATTGGACCACTAAAGTTCAGACGAGAT
Coding sequences within:
- the LOC142612942 gene encoding putative disease resistance protein RGA3, encoding MQLDVVLSPLLQVVFDKLATPFLEEITNIFGFKEDLKKLLRTVRAIQTVLKDAEERQLTDRALRNWLTELKEVAYEAEDLLDECSPEVMVSGNRNRFIEQVRVFVPSLGNFASCINMLPKLEQIKETLDVLAEEKSFFNLSEVSVNNNSSCRSKSRGIRKTGSLVIESEVFGREGDKGRIVEQLLSTGESVGKISVISIVGIGGLGKTTLAQLVYNDERVKKHFDLKIWVCVNDDFDVGKIMVLILESGSKSKCDFFGMDALQSRLQELLLEKRYLLVLDDVWNEDHNEWDNLRTSLSSGVEGSKIIVTTRSEKVATIMGTTYIHHLEGLSEGNCWTLFKQRAFGHNEDHHPNLSTIGKQIVKKCGGVPLAAKTLGSVMRFKREEREWLFVQESDLWDVSESDNGILPALRLSFSHLASHLKGCFAYCSIFPRNYIFKKEKLIQLWIAEGLIQSPEGRRSLEFIGNEYFDDLVWTSFFQAVQRDDHGNIIEYKMHNLIHDLSQSVSGSEYLKLEDNSIVRGLSLIRHSSVVCDFSLYTIPEALYEAKKLRTLILVFPRGDLGEVPSGVFSSFRYLRVLDLSGSGLKKLQESISSFIFLRYLDLSNTQVETLPEEVCYLFNLQVMNLSCCYNLIKLPSHIGKMFKLKHLIITGCERLTKMPALIGNLKYLRTLSMFIVGEGMDESLRELQILNLGGELNIRHLENVKDATEALAANMLGKRNLRSLELSWGNDRGQLNRDSDFDGTLGSEVLNYLQPHENLKKLFVKGYQGNYFPGWMNVHKLPNLTELVLIACRRCEHLPTLGQLPFLKVLYLQGMDAVKIIGEELYGSGSVTTFSSLKELTLIDFPNLEFWWPFNQREGFPSLVKLTVRKCLKLHNMPCFPLLKHLELRSCNDRILQSVSDLASLTIIVIEEFKEQLVFLEKLLQNNALLMSLTIGSCPKLRTISPNLGKLNNLKNLTVRWCEELLSLPHGLQNLTSLESLEIIECHSLISLPENIQGLSSLRSLSIENCNNIASLPLGLQFLTALEHLAIMYCPKLDCLPKDLQHLSTLKSLTILNCPELVSLPEGLQHVSTLQNLEVRGCPGLQILPEWVAKLTSLRSLKLSDCHNLTSLPEGLRCLSSLQHLSIQECPTLEERCKKDIGEDWPRINHIAHVYIGPLKFRRDDTASSSSPYQ